Below is a genomic region from Spongiibacter nanhainus.
CAGGTACAAATCCATATCGACCCGGCGCGGCTGGCCCAGCGCGGCCTGACTCTGACCGAGGTCAGAGACGCCATTCGCCAGCGCAACCGCGACGCCTCCGCCGGCGACCTGGACGACGGCAAGCAGCGCTACTTAGTGCGGGTAGTGGGACGCTTCCGTGAGCTGGACAGCCTCAATCAGATGATCGTTGCTCGACGCGGCGACAGCGACATACGCTTGGCCGATATCGCGCAAGTGGACATGAACCACTTTGAAGTGCGTGACCGGAGTTATATCGATGGCGAGCGCAGCATCACCCTGGCGGTGCGCCGGGAAACCGGCTCCAATGTCATCGACATCAAGCACGCCATGCTGGCCGCTGCGGAGGAGGTCCGCCGAGACCTGCTCAAACCTAACGGCATGCGTATGCTGCTCATTGGCGACGACGTACGCTACGTGCAGGACTCGGTGCGCAACGTTTTCAGCAATCTCGGGATAGGGGCAATATTGGCCACGGCGGTGATGTTTTTGTTTTTGCGTTCACCCCGCGCCACCCTGATCGGCCTAATGGGGGTGCCGGTATGCACCATCGCCGCCTTCCTCGGTCTGCTGCTGTTTGGCCGCACTATTAATGTAATTTCACTGGCCGGCATCGCCTTTGCCATCGGCATGACTTTGGACAACACCATTGTGGTGCTAGAGAGCATTGAGCAGGCTCGACGTGCGGGCCGCGACCGCATTGAGGCCGCTATCGCAGGGGTTCGGGAGGTATGGCCGGCGGTGCTGGCCTCCAGCATGACCACAGTACTGGTGTTTGCTCCCATCCTATTTGTCGAGGAAGAAGCCGGGCAGATCTATTCCGATATCGCCATTGCCATCTCCAGCGCCATCCTCGCCTCCATGCTGTTTGCCGTATTGGTGGTGCCGGCGGCCTGCGCCCGACTCGGTCTGGGCAAAAGCAATGACAACACCAACACCCTCAGCCGCCGCATTCTGGACGCCGTCACATGGCTGACCGCCGCCCCCAAACGCCGCGCTTTGTGTATTGCCGCCTCCCTACTGCTGACACTGGGCGCCGCCGCCGTACTGATGCCCCCCGCCGAGTACCTGCCCGAGGGCGAAGAGCCCAAGGCCTTTAGCTCGATGATTGCACCGCCCGGTAACAACCTCGGCGAGATGATGGTCATCGCCGACGAAATCCAGGGCATTCTGCAAGCGGCTGTAGACGCCGACCCCACCCAGTACGACCGCGGTGAAGTGCCGGTGCCGTCACTCAAGTACTACAACATGCGGGTGTCGGCCGGCGGGCTGCGAGTAATTAGCGAACCCACTCGCGACAGCGATATCCAAGCGATGATGGATAGCCTGACCGCTTTGTTTAAAAGCTATCCCGGCATGCGGGGCTTCTCGGGCCGCGGCTCTATCATCTCCAGCAGCCAGGGCGGCACCCGGGCAGTCAATCTAGACATCGCCGGCCCCGACCTGGACAGCCTGTACCGGACCGCCTCCTTTGCCTTCGACCGCGCCGGCACGCTGTTTGATAACCCGCAGCTCAACAGTGAACCCGCCTCACTGTCACTGGACCAGCCGCTGGTGGAAATCCGGCCCCGCTGGCAGCGCCTCGCCGAGGTGGGTTTTAACAATGACGATTTCGGCTTTACCGTTGCCGCATTGAGCGACGGGGCGTTTGTGGACGAGTTTTTTGTCGATGACAACAAAGTCGATATCTTTATGTACGGCCAACAGGGTCGCGACCAAACCCTGGACCAACTGGCGCAACAGACCGTGCATACCCCCAACGGAGCCCTGTTGCCTTTATCCGCCCTGGCCGACCTGCATCACACCACCGACAGCGACGCCCTGCGCCGAGTCAATGGCCGACGCACCGTCACCTTATTGATCATTGCTCCCCGGGATGTAGCGCTGGAAACCGCCGTGGCCAAAGTGCGCAATGAGATGGTGCCGGCCATGCAGGCCGCTGGGGAAATCAGCCCCGGAGTCAGCCTGTCGATCTCCGGCGCCGCCGACCAACTCGACGCTACCCGGGCCTCGCTGAGCAGTAATTTCGTGGTGGCGCTGATTTTGATTTATCTGCTGTTGGTGGCGATCTTTTCCCACTGGGGCTTTCCCCTACTGATTCTAGCCACCGTGCCACTGGGTATCGCGGGCGGGGTAGTGGGTTTGGTGGCGATCAATGCCGGTGGCTCAGTGGCGGAGGCTATAGGACTGGGCAGCTTCTTCCAGCCCTTCGATATGATC
It encodes:
- a CDS encoding efflux RND transporter permease subunit, coding for MLESSVRRGTLLAVIVLIICVLGIAAAMRIPVQMIPDLSVRTISVETGWAGATPQDVEKEILIEQERYLRTLPNLQRMESRAETGRAEVELEFPFGVDINEALIEVSNALSQVPNYPENVDQPQLVASSFSENAFMYFHILPTPGNPLGLDMDMVGDFIEDEVRPRMERVAGVSQIDVRGAVERQVQIHIDPARLAQRGLTLTEVRDAIRQRNRDASAGDLDDGKQRYLVRVVGRFRELDSLNQMIVARRGDSDIRLADIAQVDMNHFEVRDRSYIDGERSITLAVRRETGSNVIDIKHAMLAAAEEVRRDLLKPNGMRMLLIGDDVRYVQDSVRNVFSNLGIGAILATAVMFLFLRSPRATLIGLMGVPVCTIAAFLGLLLFGRTINVISLAGIAFAIGMTLDNTIVVLESIEQARRAGRDRIEAAIAGVREVWPAVLASSMTTVLVFAPILFVEEEAGQIYSDIAIAISSAILASMLFAVLVVPAACARLGLGKSNDNTNTLSRRILDAVTWLTAAPKRRALCIAASLLLTLGAAAVLMPPAEYLPEGEEPKAFSSMIAPPGNNLGEMMVIADEIQGILQAAVDADPTQYDRGEVPVPSLKYYNMRVSAGGLRVISEPTRDSDIQAMMDSLTALFKSYPGMRGFSGRGSIISSSQGGTRAVNLDIAGPDLDSLYRTASFAFDRAGTLFDNPQLNSEPASLSLDQPLVEIRPRWQRLAEVGFNNDDFGFTVAALSDGAFVDEFFVDDNKVDIFMYGQQGRDQTLDQLAQQTVHTPNGALLPLSALADLHHTTDSDALRRVNGRRTVTLLIIAPRDVALETAVAKVRNEMVPAMQAAGEISPGVSLSISGAADQLDATRASLSSNFVVALILIYLLLVAIFSHWGFPLLILATVPLGIAGGVVGLVAINAGGSVAEAIGLGSFFQPFDMITMLGFVILLGTVVNNPILIVDYARQSLNAHRHHDSGEDKTEQRIIEAVRSAVAARLRPILMSTATTIFGLAPLVFIPGSGTELYRGVGIVVLTGILVTMVITLTFLPCLLITVLGWQRPGTRSMGSA